Below is a window of Halomonas sp. Bachu 37 DNA.
AACGCCGAATTGGCCCAGGAAGTCGGCGAACAGCTCAAGCATACTCTGTTGATGTTCGATGCGTTCCATGACGTGGAAGAGCGCGCCAAGAACGGCAATGCAGTGGCCAAGGAAGTCATTCAATCCTGGGCCGAAGCCGAGTGGTTCCTGTCCAAGCCCTCCCTGGCGGACAAGATTACCCTGACCGTCTTCAAGGTGCCTGGCGAGACCAACACCGACGACCTTTCTCCCGCGCCGGATGCCTGGTCACGTCCCGATATTCCACTGCATGCCAATGCCATGCTCAAGAACGAGCGCGATGGCATCGAGCCCGAGGTGCCCGGTACCAAGGGACCGCTGGCACAAATCGAAGAGGTTAAGGCCAAGGGCTTCCCCGTCGCCTATGTGGGTGATGTGGTCGGCACCGGCTCCTCGCGCAAGTCCGCCACCAACTCGGTGCTGTGGTTCTTCGGCGACGACATTCCTTACGTGCCCAACAAGCGGGCCGGCGGCTTCTGCTTCGGTGGCAAGATTGCTCCCATCTTCTTCAATACCATGGAAGATTCAGGCGCTCTGCCCGTCGAGATGGATGTGTCCAACCTCGAGATGGGTGATGTCATCGACGTCTACCCCTACGAAGGCAAGGTGTGCAAGCACGGCACCGACGAAGTTGTCACCACATTTGAACTGAAAACGCAGCTGATCCTCGATGAAGTCCGTGCCGGCGGCCGCATTCCGCTGATCATCGGCCGTGGTCTCACCGGCAAGGCGCGCGAATCGCTGGGTCTGCCCCAGTCGGACGTATTCCGCCTGCCCGAGCAGCCCGCCGACACCGGCAAGGGCTTTACTCTGGCCCAGAAGATGGTCGGCAAGGCTTGTGGCCTCGAAGGCGTTCGCCCGGGCATGTACTGCGAACCCAAGATGACTACCGTGGGTTCTCAGGACACCACCGGCCCGATGACCCGCGACGAATTGAAGGATCTGGCGTGTCTCGGCTTCCAGGCCGACCTGGTGATGCAGTCATTCTGTCACACCGCTGCCTACCCCAAGCCGGTCGACGTGGATACCCACCACACCCTGCCTGACTTCATCATGAACCGCGGCGGCGTTTCACTGCGCCCGGGCGACGGTATCATCCACAGCTGGCTCAACCGCATGCTGCTGCCCGATACCGTGGGTACCGGCGGCGACTCTCACACCCGCTTCCCGATGGGCATCTCGTTCCCCGCGGGCTCGGGGCTGGTGGCTTTCGCCGCCGCCACCGGCGTGATGCCTCTGGATATGCCGGAGTCGGTACTGGTCCGTTTCAAGGGCAAGCGCCAGCCGGGCGTTACCCTGCGTGACCTGGTTCATGCGATCCCGCTTTACGGTATCAAGCAAGGGTTGCTGACCGTAGCCAAGTCCGGCAAGAAGAACGCCTTTTCCGGACGCGTGCTCGAGATCGAAGGTCTCGACGACCTTACCGTCGAGCAGGCGTTCGAGCTTTCCGACGCCTCCGCCGAGCGCAGTGCGGCGGGCTGTACCATCACGCTGTCCGAAGAGAGCGTGAGCGAATATCTGCAGTCCAATATCACCCTTCTCAAGTGGATGCTGGCCAATGGCTACGGTGACGAACGCACCATCAGCCGTCGCATCGAAGGCATGGAAGCATGGCTTGCCAACCCCAGCCTGATGCGGGCCGACAAGGATGCCGAATACGCTGAAGTCATCGAGATCGACCTCGACGAACTGAAAGAGCCCGTGCTGTGTGCGCCCAATGACCC
It encodes the following:
- the acnB gene encoding bifunctional aconitate hydratase 2/2-methylisocitrate dehydratase translates to MLEAYRQHAEERAAEGVPPKPLNAEQVAALLELLKTPPAGEEEFILDLITNRVPPGVDEAAYVKAGFLTAIAKGEAHSPLIDKIHAVKLLGTMQGGYNIVSLVELLDNAELAQEVGEQLKHTLLMFDAFHDVEERAKNGNAVAKEVIQSWAEAEWFLSKPSLADKITLTVFKVPGETNTDDLSPAPDAWSRPDIPLHANAMLKNERDGIEPEVPGTKGPLAQIEEVKAKGFPVAYVGDVVGTGSSRKSATNSVLWFFGDDIPYVPNKRAGGFCFGGKIAPIFFNTMEDSGALPVEMDVSNLEMGDVIDVYPYEGKVCKHGTDEVVTTFELKTQLILDEVRAGGRIPLIIGRGLTGKARESLGLPQSDVFRLPEQPADTGKGFTLAQKMVGKACGLEGVRPGMYCEPKMTTVGSQDTTGPMTRDELKDLACLGFQADLVMQSFCHTAAYPKPVDVDTHHTLPDFIMNRGGVSLRPGDGIIHSWLNRMLLPDTVGTGGDSHTRFPMGISFPAGSGLVAFAAATGVMPLDMPESVLVRFKGKRQPGVTLRDLVHAIPLYGIKQGLLTVAKSGKKNAFSGRVLEIEGLDDLTVEQAFELSDASAERSAAGCTITLSEESVSEYLQSNITLLKWMLANGYGDERTISRRIEGMEAWLANPSLMRADKDAEYAEVIEIDLDELKEPVLCAPNDPDDARLLSDVAGEKIDEVFIGSCMTNIGHFRAAGKLLEKQPAGSLKTRLWLAPPTKMDQHQLTEEGYYGIYGRAGARMEMPGCSLCMGNQARVAAKSTVVSTSTRNFPNRLGDGANVYLASAELAAVAAVEGRLPSVEEYQRYMGEFDAMAGEIYRYMNFHEIEEYQKMASNVIPVAQEAS